A single Dechloromonas denitrificans DNA region contains:
- a CDS encoding carboxy terminal-processing peptidase, whose product MRKNFYWLLLALSMSAQAVELSPSPQQAQAAYLTQELLNRFHYQAPALDDALSEKILERYLSSLDTEKYFFIQTDIDQLAGIRTRLDDAIISGKLELPFAIFNLYATRVIERFSYARSLLPEGFDFQQNETFQYRREKEPWPKSDAEARELWRKRVKNDWLRLKLAEKADKSIIETLDKRYEASIKRIEKLKSEDAFQIFMNAYTTAIDPHTNYLGPRASENFGISMKLSLVGIGAVLEEKDEYTTIRELMAGGPAAVSGKLKVGDRIVGVGQGESGSLTDVLGWRLDDTVGLIRGEANSVVLLDILPADAGPDGSHKRISLIRKKITLAEQAAKKSVLPVTSGRTARKIGIISLPSFYQDFDARQKGDPNYKSATRDVARLLTELKKEKVDSILIDLRDNGGGSLSEAVELTGLFIDTGPVVQQRDARGRISVESDTQAGAAWNGPLGVLINGQSASASEIFAAAIQDYGRGLIIGEPSFGKGTVQSLLNLDRMARSDKQQYGELKMTIAQFFRIDGGTTQLRGVTPDIGFPTLIDSENHGEASFTNALPWGQIAAVDYVSARAIGNELPALLARHESRIKDDKEFKYLRDDLAEINNLRKKNQISLNEADRRQERETREAALASRETGKNHGKENARKISDTQRDDGLQASERSLSSELAAVKERKKAKDILLTEAVRILGDELELQTVAVRPSQPATKPAAKIPGDKRADSR is encoded by the coding sequence ATGAGAAAAAATTTCTACTGGTTGTTGCTTGCCCTGTCGATGAGTGCCCAGGCAGTGGAGCTGAGCCCATCGCCCCAACAGGCGCAGGCGGCCTATCTAACGCAGGAACTGCTGAACCGTTTCCATTACCAGGCGCCCGCTCTCGACGACGCCTTGTCGGAAAAAATACTCGAGCGCTACCTCTCGTCGCTCGATACCGAAAAGTATTTCTTCATTCAGACTGACATTGATCAACTGGCCGGCATTCGCACCCGGCTAGACGACGCGATCATCAGTGGCAAGCTCGAATTGCCCTTTGCGATCTTCAATCTTTATGCGACTCGGGTGATCGAACGCTTCTCCTACGCCCGCAGCCTCCTTCCCGAGGGATTCGATTTTCAGCAGAACGAAACCTTTCAATACCGCCGGGAAAAAGAGCCATGGCCAAAATCCGACGCGGAAGCGCGCGAGTTATGGCGTAAACGCGTCAAAAACGACTGGCTGCGCCTGAAACTGGCGGAAAAAGCCGATAAAAGCATCATCGAAACGCTTGATAAACGCTACGAAGCCTCGATCAAACGGATTGAAAAACTGAAGAGCGAGGATGCGTTCCAGATTTTCATGAACGCCTACACGACCGCCATCGACCCCCATACCAATTACCTCGGTCCCCGTGCCTCGGAAAATTTCGGCATCTCGATGAAGCTGTCCCTGGTCGGCATCGGCGCCGTGCTGGAAGAAAAAGACGAGTACACGACAATCCGTGAGCTCATGGCGGGCGGGCCGGCCGCGGTCTCCGGCAAGCTCAAGGTCGGCGACCGCATCGTCGGTGTCGGTCAGGGCGAAAGCGGTTCGCTGACCGATGTCCTGGGGTGGCGACTGGACGACACCGTTGGCCTGATTCGTGGCGAGGCCAATTCGGTCGTTCTCCTTGATATCCTTCCCGCCGATGCAGGCCCCGATGGCAGCCACAAACGGATATCCCTGATTCGCAAGAAAATCACCCTGGCCGAGCAGGCCGCGAAGAAATCCGTGCTGCCAGTGACCAGCGGTCGGACTGCCCGGAAAATCGGGATCATCTCCCTGCCCTCTTTCTATCAGGATTTCGACGCCAGACAAAAAGGCGATCCGAATTACAAGAGCGCCACCCGCGACGTCGCCCGGCTGCTTACTGAATTGAAGAAGGAAAAGGTCGATAGCATCCTGATCGACCTGCGCGACAACGGCGGTGGCTCGCTGTCCGAAGCGGTCGAACTGACTGGGCTATTTATCGACACCGGGCCAGTGGTCCAGCAACGCGACGCCCGTGGCCGAATTTCAGTCGAAAGCGACACCCAGGCCGGCGCCGCCTGGAACGGTCCGCTGGGCGTGCTGATCAACGGCCAATCCGCTTCCGCCTCGGAGATTTTCGCGGCGGCGATCCAGGATTACGGGCGCGGACTGATCATCGGCGAGCCCAGTTTCGGTAAGGGAACCGTGCAATCCCTGCTCAACCTCGACCGCATGGCACGCAGCGACAAGCAGCAATACGGGGAACTGAAAATGACGATAGCTCAGTTCTTCCGGATTGACGGCGGAACCACCCAGCTACGCGGCGTAACCCCCGATATTGGCTTCCCGACCTTGATCGATAGCGAAAATCATGGCGAAGCCAGTTTTACCAACGCCCTGCCCTGGGGGCAAATCGCCGCAGTCGACTACGTGTCGGCCCGGGCTATCGGAAACGAACTGCCCGCCTTGCTGGCCCGCCACGAAAGCCGGATAAAGGATGACAAGGAATTCAAATACTTGCGCGACGATCTGGCCGAGATCAACAACCTGCGCAAGAAAAACCAGATTTCACTGAACGAGGCGGATCGACGGCAGGAACGCGAGACCCGCGAGGCAGCCCTGGCCAGCCGGGAAACAGGCAAGAACCATGGCAAGGAAAATGCTCGAAAGATCAGTGATACGCAGCGCGACGACGGTCTTCAAGCCAGCGAACGATCGCTCAGCAGTGAGCTGGCGGCGGTCAAGGAACGGAAGAAGGCCAAGGACATCCTCCTGACCGAAGCGGTCCGGATTCTCGGTGATGAACTTGAGTTGCAGACAGTCGCGGTGCGGCCCAGCCAACCCGCTACGAAGCCGGCGGCGAAGATCCCGGGCGACAAACGAGCCGACAGCCGATAA
- a CDS encoding ATP-binding protein yields MGATRQHSLATSADDHPIVTQEYAVYTPPMDAMIGTIGNWIDQRVTGGYIYGPSRFGKSRTVKWFIRTELEARFKEKLPLIVWIRKDTQVMGEAEFWNMLLLAAKFEFIDPLKPKKKSVARFLFSEHLQTLARSSRRNYVVLIIDEAQRVSTNELTWLMGVQNELDDQGIRMTTVQVGSHVLGYVPDYLARTGYAHVTARFFAQDAAFHGIRSVDELKYVLNGYDIDSEWPKESGISFLKFFAPEAFTVGRRLSNHASNFWEAFWELRPPELKEGKRARIPFELPMMHVAVAVESILKDLAAGKDWDSVMEKRYLLNTIARSKFTDFLRRLLPPVLDPHKKSS; encoded by the coding sequence ATGGGCGCCACTAGGCAGCATTCTTTAGCCACCTCCGCTGACGACCACCCGATTGTCACCCAAGAGTATGCTGTCTACACGCCGCCTATGGATGCAATGATTGGTACCATCGGTAACTGGATCGATCAACGTGTGACCGGCGGTTATATTTACGGTCCCTCGCGCTTCGGTAAGTCGCGAACCGTGAAGTGGTTCATTCGGACTGAACTCGAAGCGCGATTTAAAGAAAAGCTGCCCCTCATCGTTTGGATCCGAAAGGACACGCAGGTGATGGGTGAAGCCGAGTTTTGGAACATGCTACTGCTCGCCGCAAAATTTGAGTTCATCGACCCGCTTAAACCGAAGAAGAAGTCAGTTGCCCGATTCCTGTTTTCCGAGCATCTACAGACCCTGGCCCGCTCGAGTCGCCGCAACTATGTGGTACTTATCATCGACGAAGCACAGCGTGTCAGCACCAACGAATTGACGTGGCTCATGGGGGTCCAGAACGAACTCGACGACCAAGGGATTCGTATGACGACGGTGCAGGTCGGATCTCATGTACTTGGTTACGTGCCCGATTACCTGGCGCGAACGGGCTACGCTCATGTTACCGCTCGCTTTTTTGCGCAGGATGCGGCATTTCACGGCATTCGTAGCGTTGATGAACTTAAGTATGTACTCAACGGGTATGACATCGATTCTGAGTGGCCCAAGGAAAGCGGGATTTCGTTCTTAAAGTTCTTTGCCCCAGAAGCCTTCACCGTAGGACGCCGCCTTTCTAATCATGCTTCTAATTTTTGGGAAGCTTTTTGGGAACTCAGGCCGCCTGAGCTGAAAGAAGGCAAAAGGGCCCGTATCCCGTTTGAGTTGCCGATGATGCACGTAGCGGTGGCTGTTGAGTCGATCCTAAAAGACCTGGCGGCGGGCAAGGATTGGGATAGCGTGATGGAGAAGCGTTATCTACTCAATACCATTGCCAGGTCGAAGTTTACCGACTTTCTCAGAAGGCTATTGCCGCCAGTTTTGGATCCCCATAAAAAATCATCGTGA
- a CDS encoding helix-turn-helix domain-containing protein: MNLHDALAIAIKAIRKNRNLTQEDFGLVSSRTYLSTLERGLKSPTLDKLDEIARVMAIHPASLVLLAYSILSSNSHPNADAVEIVCQETKRLLSQFTDNTGTKLQ; the protein is encoded by the coding sequence ATGAATCTACACGACGCCCTGGCCATCGCCATCAAAGCGATCAGGAAAAACCGGAATCTGACCCAAGAGGACTTTGGACTCGTATCCAGCAGGACCTACTTGAGCACGCTCGAACGGGGTCTAAAAAGCCCTACCCTCGACAAACTTGATGAGATCGCCCGCGTCATGGCCATTCATCCAGCCTCTCTGGTCTTGTTGGCTTACAGCATTTTGTCCAGCAATAGCCATCCAAACGCTGATGCGGTGGAAATTGTCTGCCAGGAAACCAAACGCTTGCTTTCACAATTCACCGATAACACCGGAACAAAACTGCAGTAG
- a CDS encoding peptidase domain-containing ABC transporter, giving the protein METSEGGLGYQDVLWLLGSLCSLYRIPFDPKLIEQDFPPPHSLATFHEAAHALGFKTGHSAHPADWQKLPLPAIAFLRAIPETNADEAIPTIPVLILKTDGHKLLYFRCGSQAPETLTVDEAASQFEPGLILASREASGTNKEGDIPGFETETKEFGFRWFIPELVKHKTIWRDVLLASLAIQLVGLATPLFTQVIIDKVVVHQTHSTLIVLGVALVMFMLFTSGMSWLRQYLVLHTGNRIDAVLGSQVFRHMLRLPLPYFENRPTGTLVARLHGVETIREFVSGAAVTLVLDLPFLFIFLAVMFAYSWQLSLIAVGLLGAIAAISFLVAPVFRDRLNQQFMLGARNQAFLTEYVAGMATVKSLQMEADIDKKYGDFLAQYLAAGFSTKQVGNTYNVISNGLEQVMTLAILIVGALLVMQNDGFTVGMLVAFQMFAGRMSQPLLRLVGLWQEFQQANIAVKRLGDILDMPQEPHTLTPTRENNGPGRIDLRHLAFRYVEHQPWLYRNLSLTLKPGHLTVLMGPSGCGKSTLAKLLLGFYQPNEGLIALDGKDIRHLAANELRQTFGVVPQETVLFAGTLYDNLVMAHPHASFEDVIQACKAAEIHEVIETLNDGYQTEIGERGTGLSGGQRQRIAIARALLKRPKILVFDEAVSNLDQQTAEHFARTINKLKGKVTMLFITHQIPRGLAVDEVIELGTNSTRQMEVVEEEINNSFSVNLTT; this is encoded by the coding sequence ATGGAAACTTCAGAGGGAGGGCTGGGGTATCAGGACGTGCTGTGGCTGCTCGGCAGCCTGTGCAGTCTCTATCGCATTCCCTTCGACCCCAAGCTGATCGAGCAGGACTTCCCGCCACCGCATAGTCTCGCTACCTTTCACGAAGCCGCCCACGCCTTGGGCTTCAAGACTGGCCATAGCGCCCATCCAGCCGACTGGCAAAAGCTCCCCCTGCCGGCCATCGCCTTCCTGCGCGCCATCCCGGAAACGAACGCCGACGAAGCCATCCCCACCATCCCGGTCCTCATCCTCAAGACCGATGGCCACAAACTGCTTTACTTTCGTTGCGGTTCACAAGCCCCGGAAACCCTCACCGTCGACGAAGCCGCCAGCCAGTTCGAACCCGGCCTCATCCTTGCCTCGCGCGAAGCCAGCGGCACCAACAAGGAAGGCGACATTCCCGGATTCGAAACCGAAACCAAGGAATTCGGCTTCCGCTGGTTCATCCCCGAACTCGTCAAACACAAAACGATCTGGCGGGACGTGCTACTCGCCAGCCTGGCCATTCAGCTCGTCGGCCTGGCCACTCCGCTCTTTACCCAGGTTATTATTGACAAGGTCGTCGTCCACCAAACCCACAGCACCCTGATCGTCCTTGGCGTCGCGCTGGTCATGTTCATGCTCTTCACCAGCGGCATGTCTTGGCTACGGCAATACTTGGTGCTCCATACCGGCAATCGTATCGATGCGGTCCTTGGTAGCCAGGTCTTCCGCCACATGCTCAGGTTGCCCTTGCCGTACTTCGAGAATCGTCCGACCGGCACGCTGGTTGCCCGGCTGCACGGTGTAGAGACGATACGGGAATTCGTTTCCGGTGCGGCTGTCACCTTGGTACTCGATCTTCCCTTCTTGTTCATCTTCCTCGCCGTGATGTTTGCCTATAGCTGGCAGCTGTCACTGATCGCCGTCGGCTTGTTGGGTGCCATCGCCGCCATCAGTTTTCTTGTCGCCCCGGTCTTCCGTGACAGGCTGAATCAACAGTTCATGCTCGGGGCGAGAAACCAGGCCTTTCTGACCGAATACGTCGCCGGCATGGCTACCGTCAAATCTTTGCAGATGGAGGCCGATATCGACAAGAAGTACGGTGACTTCCTGGCCCAATACCTGGCCGCCGGTTTCTCCACCAAGCAGGTTGGCAATACCTACAACGTCATCAGTAACGGCCTCGAACAAGTCATGACCCTGGCCATCCTGATCGTCGGCGCCTTGCTGGTCATGCAGAACGACGGCTTCACCGTCGGCATGCTGGTTGCCTTCCAGATGTTCGCCGGCCGGATGAGCCAGCCACTCCTGCGCCTTGTCGGCCTATGGCAGGAATTCCAGCAAGCCAACATCGCCGTCAAACGTCTCGGCGACATTCTCGACATGCCGCAGGAACCGCATACCCTGACCCCGACCCGGGAGAACAACGGTCCCGGCCGCATCGACCTGCGCCACCTCGCCTTCCGCTATGTCGAACACCAGCCCTGGCTCTACCGCAACCTCAGCCTGACGCTGAAGCCCGGTCATCTAACGGTGCTGATGGGGCCCTCCGGCTGCGGCAAGAGCACGCTGGCCAAACTGCTGCTCGGCTTCTACCAGCCAAACGAAGGGCTGATCGCCCTGGATGGCAAAGATATCCGCCACCTCGCCGCCAACGAACTGCGCCAAACCTTCGGCGTCGTGCCCCAGGAAACCGTGCTCTTTGCCGGCACCCTCTACGACAACCTGGTCATGGCCCACCCACATGCCAGCTTCGAGGACGTGATCCAGGCTTGTAAGGCGGCGGAGATTCATGAGGTCATCGAAACCCTCAACGACGGCTACCAGACCGAAATCGGCGAGCGCGGGACCGGGTTATCCGGCGGCCAACGTCAAAGAATTGCCATTGCCCGGGCGCTGCTCAAACGGCCGAAGATCCTAGTCTTCGATGAGGCGGTGTCGAATCTGGATCAGCAGACGGCGGAACACTTTGCGAGGACGATCAACAAGCTCAAGGGGAAGGTGACCATGCTGTTTATTACGCATCAGATTCCACGAGGGCTGGCGGTGGATGAAGTGATTGAGCTTGGAACAAACTCGACACGACAAATGGAAGTCGTGGAAGAAGAGATAAATAATTCGTTCTCGGTAAATTTGACGACATGA